A single region of the Candidatus Binatus sp. genome encodes:
- a CDS encoding mechanosensitive ion channel family protein: protein MRPHARTSIPSAGMRLRIAGVIAIAVSIAIAGFPGATTASAFAQSPKPATNSQTVSAPPTVLVTAAPQTAAASSPASRNASAAAPPADAQTVISYLSDVIKWYGHLGVEAQLVRDPDETLFFADDRQVAGEVLRLAFEYARAQAALIAETTPNAAAPGSAGSPPVAGGAGAAGLGNVTQTYQTLVAAGDALRARIKDLQARRAKAPARQRATIASQIQESQSELDLNQARVEALGALAQFESGSAPPDQSGGLAAQIDELEHSISDSNAKRPPALPAESTFVARAEPTGIFGLITELIALSNKLDALGQNTALAQALTARAAGVRQSIIGLITGLDARGKALAQGAGTADVATLKDRKKSFESLLEEHKLASAAALPLSKQIVLLGIYTNNVGRWHAAIEQRWNREFRGLVIRLIGLGGAFVLIFLCAMAWRWITNRYVTDIRRRGQVMAARRLVLGLIVLVVVLINFSDEIGSAATIVGFAAAGIAIALQNVILSIAGYFFLIGRFGIKAGDRVQIGGVTGDVIDIGLVKLSLMELGGSGTHREPTGRVAVFSNAIVFQPSGNFFKQAPGTSFVWSEVRLTLAPDVDYRLAEKRLLEVVEEVFARYRNRVMGDYRHLERDLNIVLETPKPQSRLHLSKAGLEIVIRYPAETYSAPQITDEISRRVLDAINREPSLRLAPQGTANIESQVPPPATADGESENQNATDEPADDTPGAATAGEKAAGATPPHK from the coding sequence ATGCGTCCCCACGCTAGAACTTCGATTCCATCGGCCGGCATGCGCCTTCGAATCGCAGGCGTGATCGCGATCGCAGTTTCGATCGCGATTGCCGGATTTCCCGGCGCGACTACCGCGTCCGCATTCGCCCAGAGTCCGAAGCCCGCGACCAACTCTCAAACCGTATCGGCGCCGCCGACGGTCCTGGTAACCGCCGCGCCCCAAACCGCAGCAGCGTCGAGTCCCGCATCACGCAACGCATCGGCGGCCGCGCCGCCTGCCGACGCGCAGACCGTGATTTCGTATCTGAGCGACGTGATCAAGTGGTACGGGCATCTAGGCGTCGAAGCGCAGCTGGTGCGCGATCCTGACGAAACACTTTTTTTCGCCGATGACCGCCAGGTGGCCGGCGAAGTTCTGCGGCTGGCTTTCGAGTACGCACGCGCGCAAGCGGCGTTAATCGCCGAGACCACCCCGAACGCCGCCGCCCCTGGATCCGCCGGCTCACCCCCGGTCGCCGGCGGCGCGGGCGCCGCCGGGCTGGGCAACGTCACGCAGACTTACCAGACGCTCGTCGCCGCCGGCGACGCGCTCCGCGCGCGCATCAAGGATTTGCAGGCGCGGCGGGCGAAAGCGCCGGCACGCCAGCGCGCGACGATCGCATCCCAGATTCAAGAATCGCAGAGCGAACTCGATCTCAACCAGGCGCGCGTCGAGGCGCTCGGGGCTCTCGCGCAATTCGAAAGCGGCAGTGCGCCGCCCGATCAGAGCGGCGGACTGGCCGCTCAAATCGACGAGCTCGAGCATTCGATTTCCGATAGCAACGCCAAACGGCCGCCTGCCCTCCCGGCCGAGAGCACCTTCGTGGCAAGAGCCGAGCCCACCGGGATTTTCGGCCTTATCACCGAACTGATCGCGCTCAGCAACAAGCTCGACGCCCTCGGTCAGAACACCGCGCTCGCGCAAGCGCTGACCGCCCGCGCCGCCGGCGTCCGCCAGTCGATCATCGGCTTGATCACCGGCCTTGACGCGCGCGGCAAAGCACTGGCACAGGGCGCCGGCACGGCCGACGTGGCGACGCTCAAGGACCGCAAAAAATCATTCGAGAGCCTGCTCGAAGAGCACAAGCTCGCCAGCGCCGCGGCGCTGCCGCTCAGCAAGCAGATCGTGTTGCTGGGGATTTACACCAACAACGTCGGCAGGTGGCACGCCGCGATCGAGCAGCGCTGGAACAGGGAGTTCAGAGGCCTGGTCATCCGTTTGATCGGGCTGGGCGGCGCCTTCGTGCTGATCTTTCTCTGTGCGATGGCGTGGCGATGGATCACCAATCGCTACGTGACCGACATCCGGCGCCGCGGGCAGGTGATGGCGGCGCGCCGTCTCGTGCTCGGGCTGATCGTCCTGGTCGTCGTGCTGATCAATTTCTCCGACGAGATCGGATCGGCCGCCACCATAGTGGGATTTGCCGCCGCCGGCATCGCCATCGCGCTGCAGAATGTGATTTTGTCGATCGCCGGCTACTTCTTTCTAATCGGGCGATTCGGAATCAAGGCCGGCGACCGCGTTCAAATCGGCGGCGTGACCGGCGACGTGATCGATATCGGGCTGGTGAAACTTTCGCTGATGGAGCTCGGCGGCTCCGGGACGCATCGCGAGCCCACCGGCCGCGTGGCGGTGTTCTCCAACGCGATCGTGTTTCAGCCGTCGGGCAACTTCTTCAAGCAGGCGCCCGGCACCAGCTTCGTATGGAGCGAGGTGCGGCTCACGCTCGCCCCCGACGTCGACTACCGGCTGGCCGAGAAGCGCCTGCTCGAGGTTGTCGAGGAAGTGTTCGCCCGCTATCGCAACCGCGTGATGGGCGACTATCGGCATCTGGAGCGCGACCTCAACATCGTGCTCGAGACGCCCAAGCCCCAGAGCCGCTTGCATCTGAGCAAGGCGGGCCTGGAAATAGTCATTCGCTATCCCGCCGAAACTTACTCCGCGCCGCAAATCACCGACGAAATTTCGCGCCGCGTGCTCGACGCGATTAACCGCGAGCCGAGCTTGCGCCTGGCGCCGCAGGGAACCGCGAACATCGAGTCGCAGGTTCCACCGCCTGCAACGGCCGACGGTGAAAGCGAAAACCAAAACGCGACCGATGAGCCGGCCGACGATACGCCCGGCGCCGCCACGGCTGGGGAAAAGGCCGCCGGCGCCACGCCCCCGCATAAGTAG
- a CDS encoding 6-carboxytetrahydropterin synthase yields MAAKANFSIRVAKESLKFSAAHFIAYPGFREPLHGHNYQVGVYLEGRLAKTGYVIDFGLIKKLTKEIVDRLDERTIVPANSDCLTVEGPKDGVVRIRYENDEFVLPAADVCIVPIVHSSAEELARYIWRELAAALEARGALKLVTTMEISVAEGPGQSAHYRDSTGGI; encoded by the coding sequence ATGGCAGCGAAAGCGAATTTTTCAATCCGTGTAGCGAAAGAGAGTCTGAAATTTTCGGCCGCGCATTTTATTGCCTATCCGGGGTTTCGCGAACCGCTGCATGGCCATAACTACCAGGTCGGCGTGTACCTCGAGGGGCGGCTGGCGAAGACCGGCTACGTGATCGATTTCGGGCTGATCAAAAAGCTGACCAAGGAGATCGTCGATCGGCTCGACGAGCGCACGATCGTTCCGGCCAACAGCGATTGCCTGACGGTTGAAGGACCCAAGGACGGGGTGGTGCGAATCCGCTACGAGAACGACGAGTTCGTGTTGCCGGCGGCCGACGTGTGTATCGTGCCTATCGTGCATAGCTCGGCGGAAGAACTCGCGCGCTACATTTGGCGGGAGTTGGCGGCGGCGCTGGAGGCGCGCGGTGCGCTGAAACTCGTGACGACGATGGAAATCTCGGTGGCCGAGGGACCGGGTCAATCGGCGCACTATCGCGATTCGACGGGCGGCATCTGA
- a CDS encoding DUF4870 domain-containing protein has product MNGESRKPQANIIAALTYLLGFVTGLIFLYLEPYNQDEFVRFHARQSIGFSVAWFAIAIVFGVFIAVLPHGLGALLNFILTLIDIALAVFWLFLMYKAYNGERYRIPELADIVDSIAGTPTA; this is encoded by the coding sequence ATGAACGGTGAGAGCCGAAAACCGCAAGCTAACATAATTGCGGCGCTGACCTACCTGCTGGGCTTCGTCACCGGCCTGATTTTCCTTTATCTCGAACCGTACAATCAGGACGAGTTCGTCCGCTTTCACGCGCGCCAGTCGATTGGCTTCTCGGTTGCGTGGTTCGCCATCGCCATCGTGTTCGGCGTATTCATCGCGGTGCTGCCCCATGGATTGGGGGCGTTGCTCAATTTCATTCTGACGCTAATCGACATCGCACTCGCGGTGTTCTGGCTTTTCCTCATGTACAAGGCCTACAACGGCGAGCGCTACCGGATTCCCGAGCTGGCCGACATCGTCGATAGCATCGCGGGAACTCCAACCGCGTAG
- a CDS encoding UvrD-helicase domain-containing protein, translated as MADTIISDQAVRDRIADDLGVTLVIEAAAGTGKTTALVNRIVSVIGSGRGELARIVAVTFTEKAAGELKLRLRGEIERARHNTELLSDARSRFDEALKQLEEARIGTIHSFCADLLRERPVEARVDPMFEVAPEDVAGEMFDAAFERWFERVLDNPGEGMRRLLRRRDLSERTGPRAIARRAALELLNWRDFDSPWRHSPLERDAEIDAIIAEIEALGKLSELGEPDDWLARGLDAIARPVAEATRLEAVRGRDYDALESVLIALCTGRRWDWKGYGGDFGEAKRDEIFRRRAGLHQRLKKFRDDAGANLAPILRDELWPIVGIYEELKRRAGRLDFLDLLLVARNLVRDNPAVRAELQNRFTHIFIDEFQDTDPLQAEILLILSSADPAESNWLKVKPIAGKLFIVGDPKQSIYRFRRADVSLYQGVKQLLLMHGAELEYLTVSFRATPALQTMVNAAFAPLMSKESGTQPAYAPLMPYRAEPETQPSIVVLPVPEPYGDYGRVVDWKIDESLPDAIAAYARWLVYESGWTVTEREAPELRVPIRPRHICILFRRMNSFGRDVTRPYLRALEARHLPHVLVKGGSFNEREEVIAIRNILGAIERPDDELTVFAALRGPVFALTDAALLEFRMTQGSLHPFRRLPDDIPDSLKEVKGALDVLKGLHRGRNRRPIAETIATLLAMTRAHAGIAIWPTGEQALANIMRIMDQARRYEARGGMTSFRAFVDELEARADRDEASETPIVEEGTEGVRIMTVHRAKGLEFPIVILADISCNETRADASRYIEPAAKLAAMELAGCAPRELQEHAAKEHERDEEEAIRLLYVAATRARDLIVVPAVGDEECDGWLTRLNPVVYPAPSDRRAPASQHPPGCPEFGDDSILTRPAKAPGKIKSVAPGLHRAQQGEHRIVWWDPRLLILNVEEKMGLRQDKLLQADENKLVSDRGTKLREQWSANRAAMLAAGMAPRINVATATELALAAPAAGPEHPEAIAVEETSRDCGRPHGKRFGTLVHLTMLRAPLDANAREIGKIAAAAARMIGAPPDEVAAAVDCVKAALKSPLIRRAKAADTVMRECPLMIRLEDGTAVEGIADLAFTEITNDGAVWTVVDFKTDVEVASRLDEYRAQIRFYVRAVRESTGRPASGVILWI; from the coding sequence GTGGCCGACACCATCATATCCGACCAGGCGGTGCGCGATCGGATTGCCGACGACCTCGGCGTCACGCTCGTGATCGAGGCCGCCGCCGGTACCGGCAAGACCACGGCGCTGGTGAATCGAATCGTGTCGGTGATCGGGTCGGGGCGCGGCGAGCTGGCGCGGATCGTCGCGGTGACGTTCACCGAGAAAGCGGCGGGCGAGCTGAAGCTGCGGCTGCGCGGCGAAATCGAACGTGCGCGCCATAACACCGAACTTTTGAGCGATGCGCGCTCGCGCTTCGACGAGGCGCTCAAGCAACTGGAAGAAGCACGCATCGGAACGATTCATTCATTTTGCGCCGACCTGCTGCGGGAGCGGCCGGTGGAAGCGCGAGTCGATCCGATGTTCGAAGTCGCGCCCGAGGACGTTGCGGGCGAGATGTTCGACGCCGCGTTCGAGCGATGGTTCGAGCGGGTGCTGGACAATCCGGGCGAGGGGATGCGCCGCCTGTTGCGCCGGCGCGATCTGTCGGAGCGCACGGGGCCGCGCGCGATCGCGCGCCGCGCGGCGCTCGAGCTGCTGAACTGGCGCGACTTCGATTCGCCGTGGCGCCATTCGCCGCTGGAGCGTGACGCCGAGATCGACGCGATCATTGCGGAGATCGAAGCGCTGGGCAAACTTTCCGAACTCGGAGAGCCCGACGACTGGCTGGCGCGGGGCCTCGACGCGATCGCGCGGCCGGTGGCTGAGGCGACGCGGCTGGAGGCGGTGCGCGGACGCGACTATGACGCGCTTGAGTCGGTGTTGATCGCGCTTTGCACCGGGCGGCGCTGGGATTGGAAGGGATACGGCGGCGACTTTGGCGAGGCGAAGCGCGATGAAATTTTTCGCCGCCGCGCCGGGCTGCACCAGCGCCTCAAGAAGTTTCGCGACGATGCGGGCGCGAATCTCGCGCCTATCCTGCGCGACGAGTTGTGGCCGATCGTCGGTATCTACGAAGAGCTGAAGCGCCGCGCGGGGCGGCTGGACTTCCTCGATCTGCTGCTGGTCGCGCGCAACCTGGTCCGCGACAACCCGGCGGTGCGCGCCGAGCTGCAAAATCGCTTCACCCATATTTTCATCGATGAATTCCAGGACACCGATCCGCTGCAGGCGGAAATCCTGTTGATCCTGTCGTCGGCCGATCCCGCCGAGTCGAACTGGCTGAAGGTCAAGCCGATCGCCGGGAAACTATTTATCGTCGGCGATCCGAAACAATCGATTTACCGTTTCCGCCGCGCCGACGTTTCGCTCTACCAGGGCGTCAAACAGTTGCTGCTGATGCATGGCGCGGAGCTCGAATATCTGACGGTGAGCTTTCGCGCGACGCCGGCGCTTCAAACAATGGTCAATGCCGCGTTCGCGCCGCTGATGAGCAAGGAATCGGGCACGCAGCCGGCATACGCGCCGTTGATGCCGTATCGCGCCGAGCCGGAGACCCAGCCGTCGATCGTCGTGTTGCCGGTGCCGGAACCGTACGGCGACTACGGCCGGGTGGTCGATTGGAAAATCGACGAGTCGCTTCCCGACGCGATTGCCGCGTACGCGCGATGGCTGGTTTATGAAAGCGGATGGACGGTGACCGAGCGCGAGGCGCCCGAGCTGCGCGTGCCGATTCGTCCACGCCATATATGCATCCTGTTTCGCCGCATGAATTCCTTCGGGCGCGATGTAACCAGGCCGTATTTGCGCGCGCTCGAAGCACGGCATCTCCCGCACGTGCTGGTCAAGGGCGGGTCCTTCAACGAGCGCGAAGAAGTGATCGCGATCCGCAATATCCTCGGCGCAATCGAGCGGCCCGATGACGAGTTGACGGTGTTCGCTGCGCTGCGCGGGCCCGTGTTCGCGCTGACCGATGCGGCGCTGCTCGAATTCCGCATGACGCAAGGCAGCCTGCATCCGTTTCGCAGGCTGCCCGACGATATCCCCGACAGTCTCAAGGAAGTGAAGGGCGCGCTCGACGTGCTCAAGGGATTGCATCGCGGGCGTAATCGAAGGCCGATCGCGGAGACGATTGCGACGCTGCTGGCGATGACTCGCGCGCATGCGGGAATCGCTATTTGGCCGACCGGTGAGCAGGCGCTGGCGAATATCATGCGAATCATGGACCAGGCGCGGCGTTACGAAGCGCGCGGCGGGATGACCTCGTTTCGGGCTTTCGTCGACGAGCTCGAAGCACGCGCCGATCGCGACGAGGCGAGCGAGACGCCGATCGTCGAGGAAGGCACCGAGGGCGTGCGGATCATGACGGTGCATCGCGCGAAGGGCCTGGAATTTCCGATCGTCATCCTGGCCGATATCAGCTGCAACGAAACTCGCGCCGACGCGTCGCGATATATCGAGCCCGCGGCAAAGCTGGCCGCGATGGAGCTTGCGGGATGCGCGCCGCGCGAACTGCAGGAGCATGCGGCGAAAGAGCATGAGCGCGACGAAGAGGAAGCAATCCGCCTGCTCTACGTGGCCGCCACTCGCGCGCGCGATCTAATAGTGGTGCCGGCGGTTGGCGACGAAGAGTGCGACGGCTGGCTCACGCGGCTGAATCCCGTCGTCTATCCTGCCCCGTCCGATCGGCGCGCGCCGGCGTCGCAGCATCCGCCGGGATGCCCCGAATTCGGCGACGACAGTATCCTGACCCGCCCCGCGAAAGCTCCGGGCAAAATAAAATCGGTGGCGCCGGGATTACATCGGGCGCAGCAGGGAGAGCATCGGATAGTTTGGTGGGATCCCCGGCTGCTGATCCTGAACGTCGAAGAAAAGATGGGGCTTCGGCAGGACAAGCTGCTGCAGGCCGACGAAAATAAACTCGTATCAGATCGCGGGACCAAGCTGCGCGAGCAATGGAGCGCGAACCGGGCGGCGATGCTCGCGGCGGGAATGGCGCCGAGGATAAACGTCGCGACGGCGACCGAACTGGCGCTTGCAGCGCCGGCGGCCGGACCGGAGCATCCGGAAGCGATCGCGGTCGAAGAGACGAGCCGCGATTGCGGCCGCCCGCATGGCAAGCGATTCGGCACGCTCGTGCATCTTACGATGCTGCGTGCGCCGCTCGACGCGAACGCGCGCGAGATCGGCAAGATCGCGGCGGCCGCGGCCAGGATGATCGGCGCGCCGCCCGATGAGGTCGCCGCCGCAGTGGATTGCGTAAAAGCCGCGCTCAAGTCTCCGCTGATACGTCGCGCGAAAGCTGCGGATACGGTAATGCGTGAATGTCCGCTGATGATCCGGCTCGAAGACGGCACCGCGGTCGAAGGTATCGCGGATCTCGCGTTCACCGAGATTACCAACGATGGCGCGGTCTGGACGGTGGTCGATTTCAAGACTGATGTAGAGGTAGCGTCGCGGCTCGACGAATATCGCGCGCAGATCAGGTTCTATGTGCGGGCGGTCAGGGAGAGCACGGGGCGGCCGGCAAGCGGCGTGATCTTGTGGATATAG
- a CDS encoding response regulator produces the protein MDEAIRAPQIMVVDDDQDTVAILGHYLQREGFVPIEANSGAQCLKLVHENEVDVILLDLMMPEMDGFEVVKALRDNPETAEIPVIMITARDDLDARAEGMRLGVSDFLAKPVFRRQLASRIRAQLQVIETARNASAAMDRLEAVKNRSQH, from the coding sequence ATGGATGAAGCAATCAGAGCGCCTCAGATAATGGTGGTTGACGACGATCAAGACACCGTCGCAATCCTTGGCCACTATTTGCAGCGCGAAGGCTTTGTCCCGATAGAGGCCAACTCCGGAGCACAGTGTCTCAAACTGGTTCATGAAAACGAAGTTGACGTAATCCTGCTTGACCTGATGATGCCTGAAATGGACGGCTTCGAAGTCGTGAAGGCGCTTAGGGACAATCCCGAGACCGCGGAAATCCCAGTCATCATGATTACCGCGCGCGACGATTTGGATGCGCGGGCCGAGGGAATGCGCCTGGGGGTCAGCGACTTCCTGGCCAAGCCGGTATTCCGGCGCCAGCTCGCCAGCCGCATCCGGGCACAACTCCAAGTGATCGAGACGGCGCGCAATGCGAGCGCGGCGATGGATCGCCTCGAGGCGGTGAAGAATCGGTCGCAGCATTAG
- a CDS encoding sigma-54 dependent transcriptional regulator has protein sequence MPAKFAEPEMPFAVERALVGAHPAIVKLRALIERVAPTEVTVLITGESGTGKEVVAQAIHTLSPRNLQPFVPVNCAAIPHDLLESEMFGHERGAFTGAAGSRRGLLTTADRGTIFLDEIGEMPIGLQAKLLRVLEDGVVRPVGADRATRVNVRVIAASNVDLGTAVANGAFREDLFYRLQVVPIVIAPLRERRSDIPLLTEHFLERIRDRTPGREIAISREAMVALWSYDWPGNVRELENMLERLAILCEGPIIDSSILPENLVAGVRPAAAPIAVKLSDGAVNLNDLVRELEGRLINDALKQTGGNKQAAARLLGLKRTTFSAKLRRCGVIAPASSDDREEGWTSKELYG, from the coding sequence TTGCCAGCGAAATTCGCGGAGCCTGAGATGCCTTTTGCGGTCGAGCGGGCACTGGTCGGAGCGCATCCGGCGATCGTGAAACTGCGCGCGCTGATCGAGCGCGTCGCGCCGACCGAGGTCACCGTGCTGATCACCGGCGAGAGCGGGACCGGCAAGGAAGTGGTTGCGCAGGCGATTCACACGCTGTCGCCGCGCAACCTTCAGCCGTTCGTGCCGGTGAACTGCGCGGCGATTCCGCACGACCTGCTCGAGTCCGAGATGTTCGGCCATGAGCGGGGCGCATTCACGGGCGCCGCAGGATCGCGCCGCGGGCTGCTGACGACGGCCGATCGCGGCACGATCTTTTTGGACGAAATCGGCGAGATGCCAATCGGGTTGCAGGCGAAACTTCTGCGCGTGCTCGAAGACGGCGTGGTGCGGCCGGTTGGCGCGGACCGGGCGACGCGGGTCAATGTGCGCGTGATCGCGGCGAGCAATGTCGATCTGGGCACGGCGGTGGCCAACGGCGCGTTTCGCGAGGATCTTTTCTATCGTCTGCAGGTGGTGCCGATCGTGATTGCGCCACTGCGCGAGCGGCGTTCGGATATCCCGCTGCTCACGGAACACTTTCTCGAGCGCATCCGCGATCGCACTCCCGGACGCGAAATCGCGATCAGCCGGGAGGCGATGGTGGCGCTATGGTCGTACGATTGGCCGGGCAACGTGCGCGAGCTCGAAAATATGCTCGAGCGGCTGGCGATCCTGTGCGAGGGCCCGATTATCGACTCCTCGATTCTGCCGGAGAACCTGGTGGCAGGCGTGCGGCCCGCGGCGGCTCCGATTGCGGTCAAGCTCAGTGACGGCGCAGTGAACCTGAACGACTTGGTACGGGAATTGGAAGGTAGATTGATAAACGATGCGCTCAAGCAAACCGGAGGGAACAAACAGGCGGCGGCGCGGCTGCTGGGACTCAAGCGGACGACATTTTCCGCGAAGCTGAGGCGCTGCGGTGTAATAGCTCCGGCGTCTTCGGACGACCGTGAGGAAGGCTGGACGAGCAAGGAGTTGTATGGATGA